One genomic window of Thermococcus indicus includes the following:
- a CDS encoding nitroreductase family protein, with protein sequence MRVLELAKRRKTVRQFLPDKPPKEDLMKAIKAAKEAPSGMNAQPWKFVIIDDDWLKGKIRELCEEEEEKFYSRTKGDLMAWLNAKGFKPEKPFLSEAPYLILVFGHTKAPYWLQSTWIAVGYLLLALEELGLGTVTYTPPNPKPIEELLNAPPSYKLQTILPVGYPADPKPKYERRKLEEVVSFNGF encoded by the coding sequence ATGCGCGTTCTTGAGCTGGCGAAGAGGAGGAAGACCGTCAGACAGTTTCTCCCGGATAAGCCTCCAAAGGAAGATTTGATGAAGGCCATCAAGGCGGCAAAGGAAGCTCCGAGCGGTATGAACGCCCAGCCTTGGAAGTTTGTAATCATAGACGACGACTGGCTGAAGGGGAAGATAAGGGAGCTCTGCGAGGAGGAAGAGGAGAAGTTCTACTCAAGGACGAAGGGCGACCTGATGGCGTGGCTGAACGCCAAGGGCTTTAAGCCGGAGAAGCCCTTCCTGAGCGAGGCGCCCTATCTGATACTCGTCTTCGGCCACACCAAAGCCCCCTACTGGCTCCAGTCAACGTGGATAGCGGTTGGATACCTTCTCCTTGCGCTCGAAGAGCTCGGCCTCGGAACCGTCACATACACCCCTCCTAACCCCAAACCAATCGAAGAACTCCTCAACGCTCCCCCAAGCTACAAACTCCAGACGATTCTGCCCGTTGGCTATCCAGCAGACCCGAAGCCGAAGTATGAGAGGAGAAAGCTCGAAGAGGTGGTGAGTTTCAACGGCTTCTGA
- a CDS encoding MBL fold metallo-hydrolase, whose amino-acid sequence MLVYFIGTGGSEGIPAHLCTCSTCSEARKFGFAQRKPSTLAVITENKKAVLFDVGTDIRDFLNVPLEAIFLTHWHHDHIYGLYKLRWMAMETPLYAPEGHADALILREPKNLQPKTIKPGDTVELDTLKITAFKLNHQVETLGYLIEEDGKRVALIYDTKGLPESTEDFLRRNSPLRLAIVDATYPPGTDDPYHNNVDEAAEMGLRLAERTVLSHISHKNLPFLKLTEYVRKKWKNKVLVAYDGMVFYV is encoded by the coding sequence ATGCTCGTCTACTTCATCGGCACCGGCGGGAGCGAGGGAATCCCGGCGCACCTCTGCACCTGCTCGACGTGTAGCGAGGCCAGGAAGTTCGGCTTCGCCCAGAGAAAACCTTCAACCCTCGCGGTAATTACCGAAAACAAAAAAGCCGTTCTCTTCGACGTCGGAACAGACATAAGGGACTTTCTGAACGTCCCGCTTGAGGCGATTTTCCTCACCCACTGGCACCACGACCACATCTACGGCCTCTACAAGCTCCGCTGGATGGCGATGGAAACGCCGCTCTACGCGCCGGAGGGACACGCCGATGCTCTGATCCTCCGCGAGCCCAAGAACCTTCAACCAAAAACGATAAAGCCAGGAGACACCGTTGAACTTGACACGCTCAAAATCACTGCCTTCAAGCTCAACCATCAGGTTGAGACCCTCGGATACCTCATAGAGGAGGACGGCAAGAGGGTGGCACTCATCTACGACACCAAGGGTCTGCCGGAATCAACGGAGGACTTCCTGAGGAGGAACTCACCCCTCAGGCTGGCGATAGTTGACGCGACCTATCCACCGGGAACGGACGACCCTTACCACAACAACGTTGACGAGGCGGCCGAGATGGGGCTTAGGCTCGCCGAGAGAACCGTTCTCAGCCACATCTCCCACAAGAACCTTCCCTTCCTCAAGCTGACCGAGTACGTGAGGAAGAAGTGGAAAAATAAGGTCCTGGTAGCCTACGACGGCATGGTGTTCTACGTCTAA
- a CDS encoding nucleotidyltransferase domain-containing protein: protein MRSREEVRSELIRRGRKRYLMIKNYRRYLPAIKRACENVLGECELYVFGSVLTGKFTAGSDVDLLIKVKEVPKSLRERAKVEVKIEELAGLPDYHPFEFHIVDEAGFKRYVEVLKVKPVKVEELL, encoded by the coding sequence ATGCGTTCGAGAGAAGAAGTGAGGAGTGAACTCATCAGGAGGGGAAGAAAGCGCTACCTCATGATTAAAAATTACCGTAGGTACCTCCCCGCCATAAAGCGGGCCTGCGAGAATGTTCTTGGCGAGTGCGAGCTCTACGTCTTCGGGAGCGTTCTAACCGGAAAGTTCACCGCCGGAAGCGACGTCGATTTGCTGATAAAGGTGAAAGAGGTCCCAAAAAGCCTCCGTGAACGAGCCAAGGTTGAAGTCAAAATCGAAGAACTTGCGGGCCTGCCGGATTATCATCCCTTCGAGTTCCACATCGTTGATGAGGCCGGCTTTAAGCGGTACGTTGAGGTTCTGAAGGTGAAACCTGTTAAAGTCGAGGAACTTTTATAA
- a CDS encoding HEPN domain-containing protein codes for MHYEEVETLLRRSEDYLELANEAFEREKYDTAVFLTEQALQLYLKAVIIKYSGVRLRTHSIRELLRGVGDALGSEDKVAEFVRQNRGLLRELEDAYIKARYEPRRYYLEDAEDLMGFAQKVRDFVEGLVDAFERRSEE; via the coding sequence ATGCACTACGAGGAAGTTGAGACCCTCCTGAGGCGCTCGGAGGATTACCTTGAACTGGCAAACGAGGCGTTCGAGCGTGAGAAGTACGACACAGCCGTTTTCCTGACCGAGCAGGCCCTTCAGCTCTACCTCAAGGCGGTAATAATAAAGTACTCCGGCGTGAGGCTCAGGACACACTCGATAAGGGAACTGCTCAGGGGAGTGGGCGATGCACTGGGCTCAGAGGACAAGGTGGCCGAGTTTGTGAGGCAAAACAGAGGACTTCTCAGAGAACTGGAAGATGCGTACATAAAAGCCCGCTACGAGCCGAGAAGGTACTACCTGGAGGATGCCGAGGATTTGATGGGCTTTGCCCAGAAGGTTAGGGACTTCGTGGAGGGGCTCGTGGATGCGTTCGAGAGAAGAAGTGAGGAGTGA
- a CDS encoding Mut7-C RNAse domain-containing protein: MRFIADMMLGRLARWLRLYGYDTLYGVEDDDEILRVALAENRVLLTRDSGLTDRAKKLGAEVILLSSNSLEGQIEELKKHGLEFRELFPASARCPKCNGPIRPVGKEEVKGKVPESVYERYDEFYVCENCGQIYWPGRQWKEMLRIDEKLRRV; the protein is encoded by the coding sequence ATGAGGTTCATCGCCGACATGATGCTCGGAAGGCTGGCGCGCTGGCTGAGGCTGTACGGGTACGACACACTCTACGGCGTTGAGGACGACGATGAGATACTCAGGGTCGCCCTGGCTGAGAACCGGGTTCTCCTGACCAGGGACTCTGGATTGACTGATAGGGCTAAAAAGCTCGGCGCGGAGGTAATCCTGCTGAGCTCGAACTCCCTTGAGGGTCAGATTGAGGAGCTTAAGAAGCACGGCCTTGAGTTCAGGGAGCTTTTCCCCGCCAGCGCGCGCTGTCCGAAGTGCAACGGACCGATAAGGCCGGTCGGAAAGGAAGAGGTTAAAGGAAAAGTTCCGGAGAGCGTTTACGAGCGCTATGACGAGTTCTACGTCTGCGAGAACTGCGGCCAAATCTACTGGCCAGGAAGGCAGTGGAAGGAGATGCTGAGGATAGACGAAAAGCTGAGAAGGGTTTAA
- a CDS encoding 6-hydroxymethylpterin diphosphokinase MptE-like protein — protein sequence MEWEEWKPFYLRIVREMGYSVEEDRRAAELLRALLLEGDEYILRDELAAVVEKRAYVFGCGPSLETALRRFDFSDGTLIAADGATSALLERDMVPDIIVSDLDGRIPDLKLANDRGAFMAVHAHGDNVDKLSAYVPLFSRVLGTTQTEPLDIVYNFGGFTDGDRAAFLAEELGAREIVLVGFDFGETVGRWSKPGLREHAPIWESKRKKLEFAKELLEWLGKNGRARINYLTL from the coding sequence ATGGAGTGGGAGGAGTGGAAGCCGTTCTATCTGAGGATCGTTCGTGAGATGGGCTACTCCGTTGAAGAAGACCGCAGGGCAGCGGAGCTGTTGAGGGCACTGCTGCTTGAGGGGGACGAGTACATCTTGAGGGACGAACTGGCCGCAGTCGTGGAAAAGAGGGCCTACGTCTTTGGCTGCGGGCCCAGCCTGGAAACTGCTCTTCGGAGGTTTGATTTCTCCGACGGGACGCTGATAGCGGCCGACGGGGCAACTTCTGCACTCCTGGAGAGGGATATGGTACCGGACATCATAGTCTCCGACCTCGACGGCAGGATTCCCGACCTGAAGCTGGCGAACGACCGGGGGGCGTTCATGGCAGTCCACGCCCACGGAGACAACGTGGACAAACTAAGCGCCTACGTGCCGCTTTTCTCAAGGGTTCTGGGGACGACCCAGACTGAACCACTGGACATCGTCTACAACTTCGGCGGCTTTACCGACGGTGACAGGGCCGCTTTTCTGGCCGAGGAGCTGGGCGCGAGGGAGATAGTTCTGGTCGGCTTCGACTTCGGCGAGACCGTGGGGAGGTGGAGCAAGCCTGGCTTGAGGGAACACGCCCCGATATGGGAGAGCAAGAGGAAGAAGTTAGAGTTCGCGAAGGAACTGCTGGAATGGCTGGGGAAGAATGGGAGGGCGAGGATCAATTATCTGACCCTCTGA